The DNA region tgtttacTCGAAAAAACGGAACGCGAAAAAAGCGCCAGCATCCCCAGCAGCGCACACGTCCGACTCGTTCGGCGATTTTTTACTTAAtaatcttttgttttccactgTGGTGGAGCTCGCTGCGGCTGCGAACCaagcagcggcagcagagagagagagagagagagagagagagtagTGAAGTGGCACAGTGGGTGATTTAGGCAATTTACTTGAGAAATTATAAGGCTTCTATGGCCAGACTTCTGTCAAATTGTAACACATCAAGAGTAAAATGAAGAACATAAAAGGTTTTCAATGATAAAGTTaataatataagtatatttttttacttATTTGTCGGAAGTCCCACTGTGTAAAAGAGAGTGTGCTTGCATCCGAGTAAACAAAGCGTCGACGCTGACTGCGACGCTGGCAGAATGCTGCGCATGTCTGAATGCAACCCTTAACAGCGATTTAACAgaaaagtgcaagtgcaaTGTTAAAGGGATCATTTTTGGACCAGGATGTTAACATCATCTTGCCCATTTAGGTAAATGTtcttgtataaaatatatcatATATTCCGCTTAAACCAtacttttataatatattcaaATCGATTTTATTCTGCGCTCCATTTAAGAACGTTTTCGACCCAGTGTTCATATCACGTCTACCTGGCAACAATGAGCGCCCACAACAAATCCCGTAGAGGTGAAACCGGTTCCAGCCTGTTAcggtttttgtttggcaaacaAAGTGCCTGACTACACAGGGGCAACAGGATATTATCAGGAAATATGTTTTGCTTTCTGGCATAGGAATATAAAGGGCGTAGCTTAGTGTAAAAGCCAAGACCCGACGCCCCCTATTAAAAGCGATAAATTGCAATCAAGCATGAATTTGGGAGACGGGTCGCCCACTTTTGCCATCTGCCTGACATCCGACTGGCACTACACTGCCCACTGGCCATTGCGCTTCGTTTTGTTTAATCTCGATACATtcaattagcatttcaatgctacatttattttgaaagcAGTGAAAGTAAACAGTGGGAAGGCTGAGACGATTACGGTTTGGGGGGCGGGACGAGTGCAGCACGCAAATCCAATGATCCCGGCGATGATTCACTGGAGGATCTCGAGTTGCTCATCCATCACAATCAGTTGCGGCTTGAAGCGCTTCAGGGGacctgaaaaaaaaaattattttcattatgtTATTAATTACTACATATTAAATGGCCATTTATAGAAATTTGAGTTGGGCTCTTAGAATTGACATTGAGATTTCACAAAGTCAAGCCTATTTGAAATACCAATTTTAGTGGAACAATTAAATTGTACTTTTAGGGATTAAAGACAGTATAAACGTTATTAGCACAAGGCACCCACTTATCAAGGCATAGCGCTGCTCCTTCTGCAGTGCGAGATAATCCACATTGGGCCCCGTGAGGTGCTGCGCCATCAATCCGTTGCCCAGTAGCTCAGGCGTCCAGATCTCGTCCAGCGCCGCATTCACCACTTGCAACAGTGTCTTGAATTCACGCTGCAGTGCCGCTGCCAGGGGATCTGCATCCGCAGCATTGGCGAGCTGCAGTAGCGCTTTGCATGTGTCACGCAcaggctgctgctgttgggctATCTTCGTGACGTGGTTGTGCAGCGCATCGATGAGCGCGATGTCTTCGAAGGGGTTGCCCGGCTTCAGGCTGAACAGCTTGCGTTGGTGCTTGCGTCGGTTTTTGCTTGAGCGGAATGTCTTGCTGGAAAGGAGGAACACAACGGAAAAGTGAAACTTTGGCCGGGTGCAGTGAAGCATTCGTTGGATTACCCAGTCCCTCGTGAAGTGCCGCTGTATCGCGAGGAGTGAAGACTGGTGGTGTCCGACAGTAGGTCCACCTCCTCCAGATCCACATTTGCATCGATATTCCCCACACCGTATTTTTCTTGGCGCTGCCGGATATCCAAAAGCCGCTGCTTGTAATCCAGGAAGAGCTCAAGATCGGCTTGCAGGGAGCTGTGTAGTTGAGTACCATAGGCCAACAATGCGGGCGCGATTTTTTCTGCTAagaaattaaaagtttatacTTACATCAATCTTAATTTAGAAGAGACTTACCTAAAACATTTTCATCCTCCAGACCCGCCATGTAAATGGCTCTACTGTACAGATGGCCCTCAAGTAACACTTCCAACTGCCGCTTTCGATCGTCACAGTGCTCCTTTACCAACTCATAGGCTTCCATGTGGCGACCCTGCTGTTGCAATGGTCCCACCAAGGACTGGGCCACCTGAGCCAAAGGTTCACCCAGCTTTTTGGCCAGCACCAGAACACGCTGCCAATCGAGAGTGTGTTTTGCACTAAGTAACGCCTGCTGCAACTCACCGCCTCGTTCGTACATGATACTGGCGTTATCCAGTTTGGCACTGGCCCTGAGATGATCTGCATAGGCCACGTATATTGTCTTTTGGAACTCTTTGTGCTCCCGATAAATCGCCAAGCCATCAGTGTACAGGCCATGCTTACGTATAAACTCCGAAGCCTCGTCGTAATGCTCCTCTCCACAGGAAGCAAGATGTGAAAGTGCCGAAGCATATTTTTTAAGATGATCATCGATCCGGAACTTGCGATAGTCTACAGGCAATGCCTTTAATTCGTTGAGATAGGGAAGGAATTCCTTAGGATCCTTCTGTGACTTTTGAGCCACGAACAGAACAAGCCCAAAATCGTAAGTGCCCAGGGCCACATTGTACAGGTCGTTGACGTCCACCAAATAAAGAAGATATTGCAGCAATTGGTCGGCAAGGGTCGCATCTACTTTCTTCTCCTTCCAAATCAGCTGGAGAGCCGGTTCCAAACAGCCCAACTTTACATAGGCAGTGATCACAGGCATACGAAAACGCTTATCCTCTTCATTCATTTGACGTAGCAGCAGCCGACACACGTATTCCACCTTCTGATCAACCCTATAATCCGAGGGATATATCTGTTTGGCCGCATCATAATTACTGGAGTACATTCCTTTGGTGATGTCCTCATTCTGTAACTCACTGAGGAACAGACAGAGCCACTGAGATTCTTTGATCTCTCGCAGAAAGTCGTCCACTGAGACCACGAATTTCTCTACATCGTGATCGAAAATGATATTCAGGTTAATACGTTGCTTGCGCGCCATCTGCATAGCCTTCTGGTATTTCTTTGCGTTAAGAAGGCCACCGACCAACTCGAGGACAAGCACACGCGGGCAAATGGCCTCAAGGTTTCCGCGCGGTAACTGCAGCACAACACGTGCTTTGTGGTCCACTGCCGTTACTAACTTGGCACCGCGTTCAATGTTCCTGCTTGCCACTTGGCGGCGATCCTTCAGTCGAACAAAGTGCATCGCATTTATCTGGGTGTATACAAGATAATTTCCAACTACGCAGAAGGAAGTGACGTCCTCGCCAATGAGATGACCGTCCATATGGAGCAGATGCTGATTACGCAAGGTGACGAGACAGCCTAGGGAAGAAAGGgaggaaaatatataaaatacatttaaaaataactgcatttaaattaactaCCTGTGTAGCCATCCGAAATGTATCCGTCGCTGATAACCCAATCTATCTGGTCAGCCGGCTGAGCCAGCTGCACATAAGTTCGCTCCATTTTAAGAGTCTTGTCCGCTTTAAGGGACACCTCGTATGTGTGACCATTATTCACTGTTTGCACGTAAAACTTATCCATAGCATGCGATGCGACTGCAACAGCATTCACCAATCCGTTGATCCGCAGAGAACTCTGCACTCGATAGCACGGCTCGCCTTGCTCGTTGACCTCATCCTTATATGACAACAGTAGCAGGCGTGTAGATCCTGCTGAACTGTGAGTGGCCAGCAGATAGTTTTTCGTGAAAATGGTCAGATTGGCTAGCTGCAAGCGAGAAAGCTCTGCATCTGGCATAAGCGTTTTGGGCCGCCCATGCTCTTCACTTAACTGCCTGATGTTCTCAAACAAGTATATTTGACCACAGCTGGTGTATAAACACATGGTGGTATTGTGCGATGTGAAGACATTAATATAGCTATGTGGATTAAGGACGCGCTGACTCATGGGTGGTGGTACAATGGCCTCGTCGAAATCTGTGAGCAACAGGCGTTTGCCATCAATGACTCCCACAACAGCATCGTTTCGATCTACGGCAAATGCCCAGCGGTAAACGAGATGCTTGCCGCTCTCCTTAAGTATGTGAAGAGCGTGCTCGGCTCCAACCCGCGTGTCCCAATGGAGCAGTGCCAGCGGATCTGTTTGTTCAAAAATCAACACCTGCTTTAAGTACCAGTGGTAGTTGCCTATTGTATACAGGTACACCCTCTGCTCCTCTTTGGCAGCTGTCCTAATGGCCAGTATGTCGGAGTCCTCGCTCCAGCGCAGCTGCACCACTGGCTCGTCGTGAAGATCGAAGGGAAGGACCAGTTCGCGATGTCGCAAGCCATTTTTCTCAAAGAGCGCTATGGTGGACTTGTTGGGGAACTGCTGGGGTACGGCAATCCAATTACCCGTTGGCCGCCAGACAACAGCATCTTTTAGATTTGCACTCTTTTCGGCTGTGTGATGAAGTTTTCCCTCGCTATCGTACACCTTAAAGGTGCGACCCAGCTGGGATGCCACAAAAGAAACCACAAAAAAGGCTCCATCGCCTCGCCAGGAGATGCTTACATCCTGTGGGGTATACAGGACGaataagtgttttttttttatatactgGCTTAAAAGATTTAACGCACCTGTTTAAGTTCCTGTACGTCATGGCTGACGGTAGAATCTGATGCAGTCTGCTTCGCAGCCTGCTTACCCTCCGATCCGTGGAACTGCGTCTCCTTTTTGCCCCATCCCACATTGACAAACTGCTGATCTGGGGCTAGTTCTGCGTCCAGTGGCTGCTCCGCTATAACGTCGAAAGTGCTGGTCATCAACACCACGTTGTGAGTGCGGGTAACGAAGGCCACCACTTCCTGATTAGGCGACCAGGCCATGCTCTCTATGCCGACGTCGCAGAACGTTCCCTCGCTGGTGGCCCCTGTTTGGGGGTCGACCAGGATCACTTCACCAGCACCACTGGCCACGCAGATCGCATTGTCCAGCTGTAAAAACTCTGCTCCCACTATGTCCGGCAAATCGGCAATGACTTTTGGTGGCACATCTCCGGACTCGTGAACCGCGTATACCTTGTTGTCGGCCACCACGAATGATGTGTCAGAGACGCCGCCATTTAGTTCCGGTTGCAGGAGCAGACGCCGGGGATGAGCCACTGCATCCAGCTCATTGCAGTATTGCAGCTTCAGATTGCGCATATTTCGTAAATATTGCACGTGTGGAACTGTGTGACCAGAGGCTTTAAAGTCACCGCAGTCAAAAACTATAGCTAGGgctttttcaatttctgaaccatatacatgtgtatgtaaaTTCACTCTTAttgtaataattattataattttttaatattcatatTACTTTAGTTTGATATAAATACAGTCAGAAACTGACATAGCTATTAAATAGCCAGATCTGTTCCGCCTAGTCCTGCATTCCTGCATCTCAGCCGACTGGTCACACTGCAGTCCAGCAAAAAGGTTAAACAACACTAGCGCAAGATGGCCGCTCTGCTCTCGTGTGAATTTTTTGCTTGAATTAAAATCGCCCGTGGTGCGGACTGTTTGAGCAATCGAATTTTATTGGAACGCCATGCGTGGGATGAACTAAGGCGGATGCAAGTGCGGATATGCATCAGCATCAACGGAGGAGGGCCGAAAACACGGAGAATACAATCGAAAATTCCACAAAACCAACAGTCAGTtgtcggtgtgtgtgtgcgtgagagTGCTTGTGCaagtgtgtctgtgtgtatttatatttttcatatcGGATCGGATCGTATCGTAAAGGTGGTgcaaatgtttataaatatatattaaggAACACCTTACTATATATGCGTGATAAATCCAATGAAATGTGCATGTGGCTGATGGCTTAAAACGCCAGCACAGGCATCGGAGTGGGCACCGACGTCGGCAGCGCAGCAGCGTCGGATTGGAATGTTAACTGGGAtgaataacaacaacaaccactacTACTGAAGCAACGGCAGCACCACcaactacaacaaaaacaaagcaaaacataccaacaaataaaaacaactaTAGCTGAAAACATCATTGAAAATCGGGTAAGTCAAGTCATATGGTTTGTGCGTCTCATTTTCGGGACTACTTGTTTTTGAGCCTGTTTTAAGGACTCCGCCCAACGCCCTTTTTTGCAGCGTCGCGCTGTCTGCTTCCTTAATACACTTGTCgttgtgtgagtgcgtgtgtgcgcCTGTGTCGGTGTGAAAGTGAGGAAAGCTTGCGAAAAAGGGATAGCGCAattgggcaaataaaaaagtggCCAAATAAAAACTCTGCAAACACCTTTTTCACAATTCCATCaatgaaaagcaaatattgcataaatatttgcctcATTATGAGGATGAGAAGTATAAATGCAGATgaaatgggcaaaaacaaacaaaatacttGTAAAGGCGCACAGTGAGCACCCGATACAGTGGATAAAAAAAAGCACTAGAGTGCAGattgtttacaaaaaaatCCCTATTTGTAAACTCCTTAAGAGAATCATAACATTCTTCCTATATAAGCTCCTTAAAACGCGCACACAGATCTGCTTTCCGAGTTACTACTGTATTTGTTTTGCCTATTTTTGGGTCGCCCATTTGCAGCgtctttatttttgtattttgatgCTGTTGTCTGAGGTCAACTAGTTTGCTTCAAAACGAAAgcaaaatcagaaaatatcataataaaaaaaatcacaaatacTACGCATTTTGGTTCCAATcaaagcgaaaacaaaaacacgtTTTACAACTTTGCGGCGCGAAAttcattgttgctgttgtcgttTTTTGAATAACaaacacataaacacacacacaaagttTTATACAGAAATgttcatatgtacatatgtacatatgtatatagccAACAATCGGGCCATGAATGACCGATGCGTACAACAAAACGATAGCCACAGTAGTAATTAAAGGCAATAACCGAAGCGTGGCGCATCGTAGTTTTTGTTACGGGTTTCCGTTCGTAGTAATGCCTTccttctgttgttgctgtctttCGGTCAGTTTTTGCGTCGTCGGCAAAAATTTTCGGTCGCTGACGTCACACCTAGGCGCCACAAAGCtccccccaccacccacagccACACTTTAAACCCCTATTTGTCCTTCTCTCTCCCTTGCGTTCTCTGTATCCCGTTTGTTTGTGTATTGCAACATGCGTGGGCGTT from Drosophila santomea strain STO CAGO 1482 chromosome 3R, Prin_Dsan_1.1, whole genome shotgun sequence includes:
- the LOC120454463 gene encoding putative elongator complex protein 1 isoform X2, whose amino-acid sequence is MRNLKLQYCNELDAVAHPRRLLLQPELNGGVSDTSFVVADNKVYAVHESGDVPPKVIADLPDIVGAEFLQLDNAICVASGAGEVILVDPQTGATSEGTFCDVGIESMAWSPNQEVVAFVTRTHNVVLMTSTFDVIAEQPLDAELAPDQQFVNVGWGKKETQFHGSEGKQAAKQTASDSTVSHDVQELKQDVSISWRGDGAFFVVSFVASQLGRTFKVYDSEGKLHHTAEKSANLKDAVVWRPTGNWIAVPQQFPNKSTIALFEKNGLRHRELVLPFDLHDEPVVQLRWSEDSDILAIRTAAKEEQRVYLYTIGNYHWYLKQVLIFEQTDPLALLHWDTRVGAEHALHILKESGKHLVYRWAFAVDRNDAVVGVIDGKRLLLTDFDEAIVPPPMSQRVLNPHSYINVFTSHNTTMCLYTSCGQIYLFENIRQLSEEHGRPKTLMPDAELSRLQLANLTIFTKNYLLATHSSAGSTRLLLLSYKDEVNEQGEPCYRVQSSLRINGLVNAVAVASHAMDKFYVQTVNNGHTYEVSLKADKTLKMERTYVQLAQPADQIDWVISDGYISDGYTGCLVTLRNQHLLHMDGHLIGEDVTSFCVVGNYLVYTQINAMHFVRLKDRRQVASRNIERGAKLVTAVDHKARVVLQLPRGNLEAICPRVLVLELVGGLLNAKKYQKAMQMARKQRINLNIIFDHDVEKFVVSVDDFLREIKESQWLCLFLSELQNEDITKGMYSSNYDAAKQIYPSDYRVDQKVEYVCRLLLRQMNEEDKRFRMPVITAYVKLGCLEPALQLIWKEKKVDATLADQLLQYLLYLVDVNDLYNVALGTYDFGLVLFVAQKSQKDPKEFLPYLNELKALPVDYRKFRIDDHLKKYASALSHLASCGEEHYDEASEFIRKHGLYTDGLAIYREHKEFQKTIYVAYADHLRASAKLDNASIMYERGGELQQALLSAKHTLDWQRVLVLAKKLGEPLAQVAQSLVGPLQQQGRHMEAYELVKEHCDDRKRQLEVLLEGHLYSRAIYMAGLEDENVLEKIAPALLAYGTQLHSSLQADLELFLDYKQRLLDIRQRQEKYGVGNIDANVDLEEVDLLSDTTSLHSSRYSGTSRGTGKTFRSSKNRRKHQRKLFSLKPGNPFEDIALIDALHNHVTKIAQQQQPVRDTCKALLQLANAADADPLAAALQREFKTLLQVVNAALDEIWTPELLGNGLMAQHLTGPNVDYLALQKEQRYALISPLKRFKPQLIVMDEQLEILQ
- the LOC120454463 gene encoding putative elongator complex protein 1 isoform X1, translated to MRNLKLQYCNELDAVAHPRRLLLQPELNGGVSDTSFVVADNKVYAVHESGDVPPKVIADLPDIVGAEFLQLDNAICVASGAGEVILVDPQTGATSEGTFCDVGIESMAWSPNQEVVAFVTRTHNVVLMTSTFDVIAEQPLDAELAPDQQFVNVGWGKKETQFHGSEGKQAAKQTASDSTVSHDVQELKQDVSISWRGDGAFFVVSFVASQLGRTFKVYDSEGKLHHTAEKSANLKDAVVWRPTGNWIAVPQQFPNKSTIALFEKNGLRHRELVLPFDLHDEPVVQLRWSEDSDILAIRTAAKEEQRVYLYTIGNYHWYLKQVLIFEQTDPLALLHWDTRVGAEHALHILKESGKHLVYRWAFAVDRNDAVVGVIDGKRLLLTDFDEAIVPPPMSQRVLNPHSYINVFTSHNTTMCLYTSCGQIYLFENIRQLSEEHGRPKTLMPDAELSRLQLANLTIFTKNYLLATHSSAGSTRLLLLSYKDEVNEQGEPCYRVQSSLRINGLVNAVAVASHAMDKFYVQTVNNGHTYEVSLKADKTLKMERTYVQLAQPADQIDWVISDGYISDGYTGCLVTLRNQHLLHMDGHLIGEDVTSFCVVGNYLVYTQINAMHFVRLKDRRQVASRNIERGAKLVTAVDHKARVVLQLPRGNLEAICPRVLVLELVGGLLNAKKYQKAMQMARKQRINLNIIFDHDVEKFVVSVDDFLREIKESQWLCLFLSELQNEDITKGMYSSNYDAAKQIYPSDYRVDQKVEYVCRLLLRQMNEEDKRFRMPVITAYVKLGCLEPALQLIWKEKKVDATLADQLLQYLLYLVDVNDLYNVALGTYDFGLVLFVAQKSQKDPKEFLPYLNELKALPVDYRKFRIDDHLKKYASALSHLASCGEEHYDEASEFIRKHGLYTDGLAIYREHKEFQKTIYVAYADHLRASAKLDNASIMYERGGELQQALLSAKHTLDWQRVLVLAKKLGEPLAQVAQSLVGPLQQQGRHMEAYELVKEHCDDRKRQLEVLLEGHLYSRAIYMAGLEDENVLAEKIAPALLAYGTQLHSSLQADLELFLDYKQRLLDIRQRQEKYGVGNIDANVDLEEVDLLSDTTSLHSSRYSGTSRGTGKTFRSSKNRRKHQRKLFSLKPGNPFEDIALIDALHNHVTKIAQQQQPVRDTCKALLQLANAADADPLAAALQREFKTLLQVVNAALDEIWTPELLGNGLMAQHLTGPNVDYLALQKEQRYALISPLKRFKPQLIVMDEQLEILQ